The proteins below are encoded in one region of Stenotrophomonas bentonitica:
- a CDS encoding ferredoxin--NADP reductase has protein sequence MPVQFPLKLIDRRMLAPTVGHYQFLRDDGQPLDFQPGQFIQVHFEYADGTATKRSYSLATIHDHALAPGEAVDIAVSFVPGGAATALFEGLDLGGHVTASGPFGRFCLMPGDHNARYLLIATGTGVTPYRSMLPLLATAMAERGVEVVLLQGARTPDELLYSDDFYAFAAAHPGFRYVPCLSRELPDAPHPDVRHGYVQQHLAEFAPNPATDIAYLCGNPDMVDATFEVLKDAGLPTPQVRREKYVSSK, from the coding sequence GTGCCTGTTCAATTCCCCCTCAAGCTGATCGACCGGCGCATGCTGGCCCCCACCGTCGGCCACTACCAGTTCCTGCGTGATGACGGCCAGCCGCTGGATTTCCAGCCCGGACAGTTCATCCAGGTCCATTTCGAGTACGCCGACGGCACCGCCACCAAGCGCAGCTACTCCCTGGCCACGATCCACGACCACGCCCTGGCACCGGGCGAAGCCGTTGATATTGCAGTCAGTTTCGTGCCCGGCGGCGCTGCCACGGCCCTGTTCGAGGGCCTGGACCTGGGCGGCCACGTGACCGCCAGCGGCCCGTTCGGCCGGTTCTGCCTGATGCCCGGCGACCACAACGCCCGCTACCTGCTGATCGCGACCGGCACCGGGGTCACCCCGTACCGCTCCATGCTGCCGCTGCTGGCCACCGCCATGGCCGAGCGCGGGGTCGAGGTGGTGCTGCTGCAGGGTGCCCGCACCCCCGACGAGCTGCTCTACAGCGACGACTTCTACGCCTTCGCCGCCGCCCATCCGGGCTTCCGCTATGTCCCGTGCCTGTCCCGCGAGCTGCCGGACGCCCCGCACCCGGACGTGCGCCACGGCTACGTGCAGCAGCACCTGGCCGAGTTCGCCCCCAACCCGGCCACCGACATCGCCTACCTGTGCGGCAACCCGGACATGGTCGACGCCACCTTCGAGGTCCTGAAGGACGCCGGCCTGCCCACCCCGCAGGTCCGCCGCGAAAAGTACGTCAGCAGCAAGTAG
- a CDS encoding TatD family hydrolase: MQLIDIGANLTHDSFDRDRDAVLARAREAGVVQMVLTGASREHSPMALDLARQHPGFLYATAGVHPHHAVEYTDECDAEMRALHAHAEVVAVGECGLDYFRDFAPRPAQHRAFERQLQLASEVRGADGALKPLFLHQRDAHADFMAQMKNFDGRIGAAVVHCFTGERQELFDYLDQDWYIGITGWLCDERRGAHLRELVKHIPAARLMMETDAPYLLPRSLKPMPKDRRNEPMFLKHIVEDLARDRGEDVATTAANATAATRAFFRIPPVE; the protein is encoded by the coding sequence ATGCAACTGATCGATATCGGCGCCAACCTCACCCACGATTCCTTCGACCGCGACCGCGACGCCGTACTGGCCCGCGCCCGTGAGGCCGGCGTGGTGCAGATGGTGCTGACCGGCGCCAGCCGCGAGCACTCGCCGATGGCGCTGGACCTGGCCCGCCAGCATCCCGGTTTCCTGTACGCCACTGCCGGCGTGCACCCGCACCACGCGGTGGAGTACACCGACGAGTGCGACGCCGAAATGCGTGCCCTGCATGCGCATGCCGAAGTAGTGGCGGTGGGTGAGTGTGGCCTGGACTACTTCCGCGACTTCGCCCCGCGCCCGGCCCAGCACCGCGCCTTCGAACGGCAGCTGCAGCTGGCCAGCGAGGTGCGCGGTGCTGATGGCGCGTTGAAGCCGCTGTTCCTGCACCAGCGCGACGCCCATGCCGACTTCATGGCGCAGATGAAGAACTTCGACGGTCGTATCGGCGCGGCGGTGGTGCATTGCTTCACCGGCGAGCGCCAGGAGCTGTTCGACTACCTGGACCAGGACTGGTACATCGGCATCACCGGCTGGCTGTGCGACGAACGCCGTGGCGCGCACCTGCGTGAACTGGTCAAGCACATTCCGGCCGCGCGCCTGATGATGGAGACCGACGCGCCGTACCTGCTGCCGCGCAGCCTGAAGCCGATGCCGAAGGACCGCCGCAACGAGCCGATGTTCCTGAAGCACATCGTCGAAGACCTGGCGCGGGATCGAGGCGAGGACGTGGCGACCACGGCAGCGAATGCCACGGCCGCAACGCGCGCCTTCTTCCGCATTCCACCCGTTGAATGA
- a CDS encoding ABC transporter ATP-binding protein: MASQNPPATSTAPALRVRDLRKTYDNGTQALKGVSLDVAPGDFFALLGPNGAGKSTLIGIISSLVNLSEGQVEVFGSDLVRSRSATMRLIGLVPQEINFNLFEKPFDILVNYAGFYGVARAEAEQMAEVELKRAHLWEKAQVMSRTLSGGMKRRLMIARAMMTRPRLLILDEPTAGVDIEIRRDMWRVLKEINAAGTTIILTTHYLEEAEHLCRNLAIINHGQIVTQGPMRELLAKLDVEGFLFDIDGELPAQLPVIEGTTITAIDGHTLDVDMPRAMDLNRVFAALNASGIRVRSMRTKSNRLEELFVRLTGNQENAA, from the coding sequence TTGGCATCCCAGAATCCCCCCGCGACCAGTACCGCCCCCGCCCTGCGGGTGCGCGACCTCCGCAAGACCTATGACAACGGCACCCAGGCGCTGAAAGGCGTTTCGCTGGACGTTGCCCCGGGTGACTTCTTCGCGCTGCTGGGCCCGAACGGGGCCGGCAAGTCCACCCTGATCGGGATCATCAGCTCGCTGGTGAACCTGAGTGAAGGCCAGGTGGAGGTGTTCGGCAGCGACCTGGTGCGCAGCCGCAGCGCCACCATGCGCCTGATCGGGCTGGTGCCGCAGGAAATCAACTTCAACCTGTTCGAGAAGCCCTTCGACATCCTGGTGAACTACGCCGGGTTCTACGGGGTGGCGCGCGCGGAGGCCGAGCAGATGGCCGAAGTGGAGCTCAAGCGCGCCCACCTGTGGGAGAAGGCGCAGGTGATGAGCCGCACGCTGTCGGGCGGCATGAAGCGCCGGCTGATGATTGCCCGCGCGATGATGACCCGGCCGCGGCTGCTGATCCTGGACGAACCCACCGCAGGCGTGGACATCGAGATCCGCCGCGACATGTGGCGGGTGCTGAAGGAGATCAACGCGGCCGGTACGACGATCATCCTGACCACGCACTACCTGGAAGAAGCCGAGCACCTGTGCCGCAACCTGGCCATCATCAACCACGGCCAGATCGTCACCCAGGGCCCGATGCGCGAGCTGCTGGCCAAGCTGGACGTGGAAGGCTTCCTGTTCGATATCGACGGTGAGCTGCCGGCGCAGCTGCCGGTGATCGAGGGCACCACGATCACGGCGATCGACGGGCACACGCTGGACGTGGACATGCCGCGCGCGATGGACCTGAACCGGGTGTTCGCGGCACTGAACGCGTCGGGGATCCGGGTGCGTTCGATGCGGACCAAGAGCAACCGGCTGGAGGAGCTGTTCGTGCGGCTCACCGGCAACCAGGAGAATGCGGCATGA
- a CDS encoding class I SAM-dependent methyltransferase: protein MKARSLSCACLFTVSTLLLAAPAMAIKPAGANAQVAITPAVQAAVDGKGRDPANVKRDAYRHPAQTLSFFGVEPGKTVVEITPGGGWYSEILAPLLRDKGAYVAAVVDPKAVAEGKGRDYQQRQIDGLQKKFAATPGMYDKATVVQFDPNAPTFGADNSADVVLTFRNVHNWRTANQAEGMFKGFYKVLKPGGVLGVVEHRAKTDVPADDKSGYVGQAQVIAMAEAAGFKLAGTSEINTNPRDTKDHPNGVWTLPPVNNHDAADDAKYKAIGESDRMTLRFVKS from the coding sequence ATGAAAGCCCGTTCGCTCAGCTGTGCCTGCCTGTTCACCGTCTCCACCCTGCTGCTCGCGGCCCCCGCCATGGCGATCAAGCCGGCCGGCGCCAACGCCCAGGTCGCCATCACCCCGGCCGTGCAGGCTGCCGTCGACGGCAAGGGCCGCGACCCGGCCAACGTGAAGCGCGACGCGTACCGCCACCCGGCGCAGACACTGTCCTTCTTCGGCGTGGAACCGGGCAAGACCGTGGTCGAAATCACCCCCGGTGGCGGCTGGTACTCGGAGATCCTGGCACCGCTGCTGCGCGACAAGGGCGCCTACGTGGCCGCCGTGGTCGATCCCAAGGCCGTGGCCGAAGGCAAGGGCCGCGACTACCAGCAGCGCCAGATCGACGGCCTGCAGAAGAAATTCGCGGCGACCCCGGGCATGTACGACAAGGCCACGGTGGTGCAGTTCGACCCGAACGCGCCCACGTTCGGCGCGGACAACTCGGCCGACGTGGTACTGACCTTCCGCAACGTGCACAACTGGCGCACCGCCAACCAGGCCGAGGGCATGTTCAAGGGCTTCTACAAGGTGCTCAAGCCGGGCGGCGTGCTGGGGGTGGTCGAGCACCGCGCCAAGACCGACGTGCCCGCCGACGACAAGAGCGGTTACGTCGGCCAGGCCCAGGTGATCGCCATGGCCGAAGCGGCCGGGTTCAAGCTGGCCGGCACCAGCGAGATCAACACCAACCCGCGCGACACCAAGGACCACCCCAACGGCGTGTGGACCCTGCCGCCGGTGAACAACCATGACGCCGCAGACGATGCGAAGTACAAGGCGATCGGCGAAAGCGACCGCATGACCCTGCGCTTCGTGAAGTCGTAA
- a CDS encoding serine hydrolase domain-containing protein: MHFRNMQQATPLRVALMTAVFGLCSAPALAGDASGGLQEDRVARVESGLSTPVVIRGAGGGKMDLRERMAFHKVPAVSIALIENGRVEWARAYGMVSADGEPPRPATVDTLFQAASVSKPVSALGAMQLVQQGTLALDAPANGHLNAWKIPDNAFTRATPPTLRMLLNHSAGTTVHGYFGYPQGTALPSLLQVLDGAPPADSDPVRVDVQPGTLWRYSGGGFSVVQLMVTEATGQSFGQYMQRSVLGPLGMTHSTFDVDLSPRQRALAATGFSAEGTPVAGGWRRYPESAAAGLWTTPTDLAQVVLEVQRAADGAAGKVLTHASAQQMLTRGLGEYGLGLYVEDLGGRTSFAHSGGTNGFRAQIYGYTHSGQGVAILTNSDNGAALISEILASISAEYDRTWC; the protein is encoded by the coding sequence ATGCACTTCCGCAACATGCAGCAGGCCACGCCCCTTCGGGTTGCGCTCATGACGGCCGTCTTCGGCCTCTGCAGCGCTCCGGCCTTGGCCGGCGACGCCTCTGGTGGCTTGCAGGAGGACCGCGTCGCGCGCGTGGAGTCGGGCCTTTCCACCCCGGTAGTCATCAGAGGCGCCGGCGGCGGAAAGATGGACCTGCGCGAGCGCATGGCCTTCCACAAGGTGCCGGCTGTCAGCATCGCGCTGATCGAGAACGGCCGCGTCGAGTGGGCGCGTGCTTACGGCATGGTAAGCGCCGATGGGGAGCCGCCCCGCCCTGCCACGGTAGACACCTTGTTCCAGGCCGCGTCGGTCAGCAAGCCTGTAAGTGCGCTGGGCGCCATGCAGCTCGTCCAGCAGGGCACGCTGGCGCTTGATGCGCCGGCCAATGGCCACCTCAACGCATGGAAGATTCCGGACAACGCGTTCACCCGCGCTACGCCACCCACGCTCCGCATGCTGCTGAACCACAGTGCGGGCACGACGGTGCACGGCTACTTCGGGTATCCACAGGGAACGGCGTTGCCCTCCCTTCTACAGGTACTGGACGGCGCCCCACCGGCCGATTCGGATCCGGTACGGGTGGATGTGCAGCCCGGCACCCTGTGGCGCTACTCGGGCGGTGGCTTCAGCGTGGTGCAGCTGATGGTCACCGAAGCGACCGGGCAATCGTTCGGCCAATACATGCAGCGGTCGGTGCTTGGCCCGCTGGGAATGACCCACAGCACCTTTGACGTGGACCTCTCACCGCGCCAGCGTGCACTCGCGGCGACCGGGTTCAGCGCGGAGGGAACTCCCGTCGCGGGGGGCTGGCGGCGTTATCCGGAGTCGGCTGCCGCCGGGCTGTGGACGACACCCACGGACCTGGCGCAGGTAGTGCTTGAAGTGCAGCGCGCTGCTGATGGCGCAGCCGGCAAGGTACTGACGCACGCCAGCGCCCAGCAGATGCTGACGCGTGGCTTGGGCGAGTACGGGTTGGGGCTGTACGTGGAAGACCTGGGCGGGCGCACGAGCTTCGCGCACAGCGGTGGTACCAACGGCTTTCGGGCGCAGATCTATGGCTACACCCACAGCGGCCAAGGCGTGGCGATACTGACCAACAGCGACAATGGCGCGGCCTTGATCTCGGAGATCCTGGCCAGCATCTCCGCCGAGTACGACAGGACATGGTGTTGA
- a CDS encoding SymE family type I addiction module toxin, with protein sequence MQRARCRSERKTLEHAGCGLRSPRHSVEGYNHWRSTVQKQIPVLKIQGQWLREIGFTAGAKLKIEARKGVITIKVDPPVKFPLATGRPGVTYHPMSRITPTRYFYAKVEAETH encoded by the coding sequence ATCCAGCGCGCACGGTGCAGGTCGGAGCGCAAAACTCTTGAGCATGCTGGATGTGGGCTCCGATCCCCTCGCCATTCCGTCGAGGGCTACAACCATTGGAGGTCAACCGTGCAGAAGCAGATTCCGGTCTTGAAGATCCAGGGCCAATGGCTGCGTGAGATCGGCTTCACCGCAGGCGCGAAGCTGAAGATCGAAGCCAGGAAAGGCGTCATCACCATCAAGGTGGATCCGCCTGTGAAGTTTCCACTCGCCACGGGTCGTCCTGGGGTGACCTACCACCCGATGTCCCGGATCACCCCGACAAGGTACTTCTACGCGAAGGTGGAAGCAGAAACGCATTGA
- a CDS encoding epimerase yields MTAGALPARVLVLGMGYAGRHVASLLQSLGVACSGSVRDVAVAPEVIRDAEAVLCTVPPDEDGDPVLRLLMTQLRDSPSMRWVGYLSSTAVYADRDGGWVDAHSAADAVDESARRRLLAEQQWRALALEKGIASAVFRLPGLYGRGRNALVQLAEGRARHVLKPGLVFNRLHVEDLATAVVAAMRRAEPAALYLPCDDEAAAPQQVLAYAAALGGFEMPPAMAWDDPSLSPALRRFYAGCKRIDSLGTREALQWAPRFATYREGLQDAFNG; encoded by the coding sequence ATGACGGCCGGTGCGCTTCCGGCGCGGGTGCTGGTGCTGGGAATGGGGTATGCCGGGCGACATGTTGCGTCGTTGCTGCAGTCGCTGGGCGTGGCGTGCAGTGGGTCGGTGCGCGATGTTGCGGTGGCGCCGGAGGTCATCCGCGATGCGGAGGCGGTGCTGTGTACGGTGCCGCCGGATGAGGACGGCGACCCTGTTCTGCGCTTGCTGATGACACAACTGCGCGACAGCCCTTCGATGCGCTGGGTGGGGTATCTCTCTTCTACTGCCGTGTATGCCGACCGCGACGGTGGCTGGGTGGATGCGCATTCGGCTGCCGATGCGGTGGATGAATCAGCGCGACGGCGTTTGCTGGCGGAGCAGCAGTGGCGCGCACTCGCGCTGGAAAAGGGCATCGCATCGGCAGTGTTCCGCCTGCCCGGGCTGTATGGGCGTGGGCGCAATGCGCTGGTGCAGTTGGCCGAAGGACGCGCACGGCATGTGCTGAAGCCCGGGCTGGTGTTCAACCGGCTGCACGTGGAAGACCTTGCGACGGCGGTGGTGGCGGCCATGCGCCGTGCCGAGCCCGCGGCGTTGTATCTGCCCTGCGATGATGAAGCGGCAGCGCCACAGCAGGTGCTGGCGTATGCGGCGGCGCTGGGCGGATTCGAGATGCCGCCCGCAATGGCGTGGGACGATCCCTCGTTGAGCCCGGCGTTGCGGCGGTTCTATGCCGGGTGTAAACGGATCGACAGCCTAGGGACGCGTGAGGCGCTGCAGTGGGCGCCGAGGTTCGCGACGTATCGCGAAGGCCTCCAGGACGCGTTCAACGGGTAG
- the panE gene encoding 2-dehydropantoate 2-reductase: MRILVLGAGGTGGYFGGRLAQTGLDVTFLVRPVRAAQLDQDGLVIRSPLGDAAFPVAHVTADALPALAAEQPFDLVMLSCKAYDLESSIEAIAPAVSSRTTVLPILNGLRHYAALDARFGRDAVLGGLCFISATKADDGAVLHLAPAAKITFGERDTPGSSARVLALAAACVQAGVDHVASEAIGKEQWVKYTFLTALAAATCVMRADVGMIVATDDGAAVVRGLYDECLAVAEAAGEPVPEKARTIALSALTQEGSALKASMLRDLEAGQQVEAEQIVGDMLARARAAGQAAPLLAVAYAHLQAYQRSRAG; this comes from the coding sequence ATGCGCATCCTTGTTCTCGGCGCCGGCGGAACCGGCGGCTACTTTGGGGGACGGCTGGCCCAGACCGGGTTGGACGTGACCTTCCTGGTGCGCCCTGTCCGCGCCGCTCAGCTGGACCAGGATGGACTGGTTATCCGCAGTCCGCTGGGTGATGCAGCGTTCCCGGTGGCGCATGTCACGGCTGACGCGCTGCCCGCGCTGGCGGCGGAACAGCCGTTCGACCTGGTGATGTTGAGCTGCAAGGCCTACGACCTTGAGAGCTCGATCGAGGCGATTGCGCCCGCGGTGTCGTCGCGTACCACGGTGCTGCCGATCCTCAACGGGCTGCGCCATTACGCAGCGCTGGATGCGCGTTTCGGGCGCGATGCGGTGCTGGGCGGGCTGTGTTTCATCAGTGCGACCAAGGCGGACGATGGGGCGGTACTGCATCTTGCGCCTGCCGCAAAGATCACCTTTGGTGAGCGCGATACGCCCGGCAGCAGTGCGCGGGTGTTGGCACTGGCCGCGGCCTGTGTGCAGGCCGGGGTAGACCATGTGGCCAGTGAGGCGATCGGGAAGGAACAGTGGGTCAAGTACACGTTCCTGACCGCGCTGGCGGCCGCGACGTGCGTGATGCGGGCCGATGTGGGCATGATCGTGGCGACCGACGACGGTGCTGCGGTGGTCCGCGGCCTGTATGACGAGTGCCTGGCGGTGGCCGAGGCGGCCGGAGAGCCGGTTCCGGAGAAGGCGCGCACGATTGCGCTGTCTGCGTTGACCCAGGAAGGCTCTGCGTTGAAGGCGTCGATGCTGCGCGATCTGGAAGCCGGCCAGCAGGTGGAGGCGGAGCAGATCGTGGGCGACATGTTGGCGCGGGCACGCGCTGCTGGCCAGGCGGCGCCGCTGCTGGCGGTGGCGTACGCGCATCTGCAGGCGTACCAGCGCAGCCGCGCGGGTTGA
- a CDS encoding pseudouridine synthase, with protein MLIAFNKPFNVLCQFTDSSQPPRATLAGFGLPPDVYAAGRLDYDSEGLLLLTDDGRLAHRLTDPRHKEEKTYWVQVEGTPGDEQLQALRRGVQLNDGPTLPARVERLETPALWERMPPVRFRKTVPDAWLAITLREGRNRQVRRMTAAVGLPTLRLVRVAMGPHSLEGLQPGEWHTLR; from the coding sequence ATGCTCATCGCCTTCAACAAGCCGTTCAACGTCCTGTGCCAGTTCACCGACAGCAGCCAGCCGCCGCGTGCCACGCTGGCCGGGTTCGGGCTGCCGCCGGACGTGTATGCGGCCGGGCGGCTGGACTATGACAGTGAAGGCCTGCTGCTGCTGACCGACGATGGCCGGCTGGCGCACCGGCTCACCGACCCACGCCACAAGGAAGAAAAGACCTACTGGGTACAGGTGGAGGGCACGCCTGGCGACGAACAGTTGCAGGCGCTACGCCGTGGCGTGCAATTGAACGACGGGCCGACCTTGCCGGCGCGGGTGGAGCGGTTGGAGACGCCGGCGTTGTGGGAACGCATGCCGCCGGTGCGGTTTCGCAAGACCGTGCCGGATGCGTGGTTGGCGATCACGTTGCGCGAAGGACGGAACCGGCAGGTGCGGCGCATGACCGCAGCGGTGGGATTGCCGACATTGCGGTTGGTGCGCGTGGCGATGGGGCCGCACAGCCTCGAAGGTCTGCAGCCCGGCGAATGGCACACCCTCCGGTAG
- the hrpB gene encoding ATP-dependent helicase HrpB codes for MSSPDFPISPLLPQIATHLAAHPRLVLEAPPGAGKTTQVPLALLDAPWLEGRKIIMLEPRRIAARSAAQFMARQLGEDVGETVGYRIRFENKVSARTRVEVVTEGILTRMLQDDPMLEGVGALLFDEFHERHLAADLGLALALDVQAQLRDDLRIVVMSATLDGERLAQFLDAPRLGSEGRSFPVAVSHFPARRDEALEAQARRAVEQALAEHPGDVLVFLPGQREISRTLAALEQALPAHIQVLPLHGELPVEQQSRVLQPDPNGHRRVVLATNVAESSVTLPGVRVVIDAGLAREPRYDPNSGFSRLDVVSIAQASADQRAGRAGRVADGWAWRLWPQSQRLEAQRRPEIAQVELAALALELAAWGSDDLRFVDAPPVGAMAAARELLQRLGALGGDGALTALGRRMLALGTHPRLAAMLLAAGNGSEQALACDLAALVEARDPLRQGGDALAARWRALAAFRQGRAPHDANRGALAAIDAASKQWRRRLRCDSALPTTVEAHQLGDLLAHAFPDRIAARHPTDPQRYLLANGRSARLFDPSDLRGEPWLVAVELRYEARDALLLRAAPVDENGLRRDFPDRFQQEDVVRWDADKRALVARRESRFDRIVLDSRSAGRVDPAQAAQALTDAVRELGLEALPWTDGLRQWQARAVALRTWMPELELPDVSDAALMASLPTWLTPAFNGKTRLDALDESALGEALKSPMPWAQRQLVDRHAPLRMAVPSGMERGIQYALEADGHTPQPPVLAVKLQELFGLADTPRIADGRVPLTLHLLSPGGRPLQVTQDLRNFWANTYAEVKKEMKGRYPKHPWPDDPWTATATHRAKPRGT; via the coding sequence ATGAGCTCGCCTGATTTCCCGATTTCCCCGCTGCTGCCGCAGATCGCCACGCACCTGGCCGCGCATCCGCGCCTGGTGCTGGAAGCGCCACCTGGCGCGGGCAAGACCACCCAGGTGCCGCTGGCACTGCTGGACGCGCCGTGGCTGGAAGGGCGGAAGATCATCATGCTGGAACCGCGCCGGATCGCCGCGCGTAGTGCCGCGCAGTTCATGGCGCGGCAGCTGGGCGAAGACGTCGGCGAGACGGTGGGCTACCGGATCCGCTTCGAGAACAAGGTGTCGGCGCGCACCCGGGTGGAGGTGGTCACCGAAGGCATCCTGACCCGCATGCTGCAGGACGACCCGATGCTGGAAGGCGTGGGTGCGCTGCTGTTCGATGAATTCCACGAACGCCACCTCGCCGCCGACCTTGGCCTGGCGCTGGCGCTGGATGTGCAGGCACAGCTGCGTGATGACCTGCGCATCGTGGTGATGTCGGCCACGCTGGACGGTGAGCGGCTGGCGCAGTTCCTGGACGCGCCACGCCTGGGCAGCGAGGGACGCAGTTTTCCGGTCGCGGTCAGCCACTTCCCGGCCCGCCGCGACGAGGCGCTGGAAGCGCAGGCGCGGCGCGCGGTGGAACAGGCGCTGGCGGAACATCCCGGCGACGTGCTGGTGTTCCTGCCCGGCCAGCGCGAGATCTCGCGCACCCTGGCGGCGCTGGAGCAGGCGCTGCCGGCCCACATCCAGGTGCTGCCCCTGCACGGCGAACTGCCGGTCGAGCAGCAGTCGCGCGTGCTGCAGCCGGACCCGAACGGACACCGCCGGGTGGTGCTGGCCACCAACGTGGCCGAGTCCTCGGTGACCCTGCCGGGCGTGCGCGTGGTGATCGATGCAGGGCTGGCGCGCGAGCCACGCTACGACCCCAACAGCGGTTTCTCGCGGCTGGACGTGGTGAGCATCGCGCAGGCCTCGGCCGACCAGCGCGCCGGCCGTGCCGGACGCGTTGCGGACGGCTGGGCGTGGCGGCTGTGGCCGCAGTCGCAGCGGCTGGAAGCGCAGCGCCGACCGGAGATCGCACAGGTCGAACTGGCGGCGCTGGCGCTGGAACTGGCGGCATGGGGCAGCGACGACCTGCGTTTCGTGGACGCTCCGCCGGTGGGTGCGATGGCGGCCGCGCGCGAGCTGCTGCAGCGGCTGGGCGCGCTGGGCGGAGACGGCGCGCTGACTGCGCTGGGCCGGCGCATGCTGGCGCTGGGCACGCACCCGCGCCTGGCGGCGATGTTGTTGGCGGCCGGCAACGGCAGCGAACAGGCGCTGGCCTGCGACTTGGCCGCACTGGTGGAAGCGCGCGACCCGCTGCGCCAGGGCGGTGATGCGCTGGCCGCGCGCTGGCGGGCGCTGGCGGCGTTCCGGCAGGGGCGTGCACCGCACGACGCCAACCGCGGTGCGCTGGCGGCCATCGATGCGGCCAGCAAGCAGTGGCGTCGGCGCCTGCGCTGCGACAGCGCGCTGCCGACCACGGTGGAAGCGCACCAGCTGGGCGACCTCCTTGCGCATGCCTTCCCCGACCGCATTGCCGCCCGCCACCCGACCGATCCACAGCGCTACCTGCTGGCAAACGGCCGCAGCGCGCGCCTGTTCGACCCCAGCGACCTGCGCGGTGAACCGTGGCTGGTGGCGGTGGAACTGCGCTACGAGGCCCGCGATGCGCTGCTGCTGCGTGCGGCGCCGGTGGACGAGAACGGGCTGCGCCGCGATTTCCCCGACCGCTTCCAGCAGGAAGACGTGGTGCGCTGGGATGCGGACAAGCGCGCCCTGGTGGCCCGCCGCGAGAGCCGCTTCGACCGCATCGTACTGGACAGCCGTTCGGCTGGCCGGGTCGACCCGGCCCAGGCCGCGCAGGCCCTGACCGACGCGGTGCGCGAGCTTGGCCTGGAGGCCCTGCCGTGGACCGATGGGCTGCGCCAGTGGCAGGCGCGCGCCGTTGCACTGCGCACGTGGATGCCGGAACTGGAACTGCCGGATGTCTCCGATGCCGCGCTGATGGCGTCGTTGCCGACATGGCTGACCCCGGCATTCAACGGGAAAACCCGGCTGGATGCGCTGGATGAATCGGCGTTGGGCGAAGCGCTGAAGTCGCCGATGCCGTGGGCGCAGCGGCAGCTGGTCGACCGCCATGCACCGCTGCGGATGGCGGTGCCGTCGGGGATGGAGCGCGGCATCCAGTACGCGCTGGAGGCGGACGGCCACACCCCGCAGCCGCCGGTGCTGGCAGTAAAGCTGCAGGAGCTGTTCGGGCTGGCCGACACTCCGCGCATCGCCGACGGGCGCGTGCCGCTGACGCTGCACCTGCTGTCCCCGGGGGGACGCCCGCTGCAGGTGACCCAGGACCTGCGGAACTTCTGGGCGAACACCTATGCCGAGGTAAAGAAGGAGATGAAGGGGCGGTATCCGAAGCATCCCTGGCCGGATGATCCCTGGACGGCTACGGCTACGCATCGGGCAAAGCCTCGGGGGACCTGA
- a CDS encoding ABC transporter permease, producing MSSTPTPVLTDGQRNRIALMTIVRREVARILRIWGQTLVPPAITMTLYFLIFGGLIGSRVGEMGGYSYMQFIVPGLVMMSVIQNSYGNISSSFFGAKFGRHVEELLVSPMPNWVILWGYVAGAVLRGLMVGIIVLIIAMFFTPVRIPHPLVTLTTVLLGATIFSLAGFINAVYAKKFDDVAIVPTFILTPLTYLGGVFYSVKLLPGWAEAATHANPIFYMVNAFRYGLLGSSDVPLWVAYALMIGFVVALTALALWLLKRGVGMRS from the coding sequence ATGAGCAGCACCCCGACCCCGGTCCTGACCGACGGCCAGCGCAACCGGATCGCGCTGATGACGATCGTGCGCCGCGAAGTGGCGCGCATCCTGCGCATCTGGGGCCAGACCCTGGTGCCGCCGGCGATCACGATGACGCTGTACTTCCTGATCTTCGGCGGGCTGATCGGTTCGCGCGTGGGCGAGATGGGCGGCTACAGCTACATGCAGTTCATCGTGCCGGGCCTGGTGATGATGAGCGTGATCCAGAACAGCTACGGCAACATCAGTTCGTCATTCTTCGGGGCGAAGTTCGGGCGGCACGTGGAAGAGCTGCTGGTGAGCCCGATGCCGAACTGGGTGATCCTGTGGGGCTACGTGGCCGGTGCGGTGTTGCGTGGTCTGATGGTGGGCATCATCGTGCTGATCATCGCGATGTTCTTCACGCCGGTACGCATTCCGCACCCGCTGGTGACGCTGACCACGGTGCTGCTGGGCGCGACGATCTTCTCGCTGGCCGGCTTCATCAATGCGGTTTACGCCAAGAAGTTCGATGACGTGGCGATCGTGCCGACCTTCATCCTGACGCCGTTGACCTATCTGGGTGGCGTGTTCTATTCGGTGAAGCTGCTGCCGGGCTGGGCCGAAGCGGCCACGCATGCGAACCCGATCTTCTACATGGTCAACGCGTTCCGCTACGGCCTGCTGGGCAGCAGCGACGTGCCACTGTGGGTGGCCTACGCGCTGATGATCGGCTTCGTGGTGGCACTGACCGCGCTGGCGCTGTGGTTGTTGAAGCGGGGTGTCGGGATGCGGAGCTGA